A window of Populus trichocarpa isolate Nisqually-1 chromosome 17, P.trichocarpa_v4.1, whole genome shotgun sequence genomic DNA:
GCAAGGAATTTCTTTTTGTAATCTTGACTGATCTTTCCTGCTGTTATCAGATGATTTTGTCAGCCATTGAAGCATTGAATGAGGCCAATGGCTGTAACAAGACGTCAATATCGAAATACATCGAATCAAAATATGGGGACTTGCCAGCTGGCCACACTGCACTCCTCTCACACCACCTCAATCGAATGAAGGATACCGGAGAGTTAGTATTTTGGAAAAACAACTACATGAAGCCAGATCCCAATGCTCCTCCTAGGCGTGGTCGTGGTAGGCCCCCTAAGCCGAAAGACCCATTGTCACCGGGCTCAGACCTGCCCCCTGCCAGACCGAGGGGTCGTCCACCAAAGGATCCCAATGCACCCCCAAAGCCAGTGAAGCCAAAGGCTGCGACTGGAAGAAGTGGAAAGCCAAGAGGGAGGCCACGCAAGATGGCACGACCTACAGGAGGAATAACCACTGGAACTGCTACCACAACCTCAGCAGTTCCAATGACGGCAGGTAGTGGAAGGCCAAGGGGTCGGCCTCCAAAGGTGAAGGCCGCAACTATGCCTGAAGTGAGTGTTCAGAATTAATAATCTCCTCCCATTAGTGGTAGTAGCAGTCGACGGACTGTTGTCTCAACATGTCTGTAGAAGTGGTCAGTTGTGTGTGTTAGTTGTTAACAGTGGTGTGTGTTATTAGTATGGCAACATCGTGTGTATTTTTGTGCATGCAACTGTGTCGTGTCTTCTTGTATAATTGGATGATTGTATTTGTTATAATTGAGCTTTCTTGCTTTCGTGTAGTTTTCGTAGAGAAAGATGTTTATAATTGCATGTTTTTTGTTGAGCGGGCGGTTGATAGTGTAGGGTGTTGGGAATGGttaaattttaaagtgtttttattagaaaatatattaaaataatatatatttttttaaaaaaatattttttaagtaaaaaagttaattttaataaaaaataaaatttaaattttcatgttcCAGACGGCGCCTGATGTTACCCTTGATTgagaaaatgagaaaaggcaTTACTCAGTCTTCTGAAATTTGGTACCATGATGCACTTTCATTGTAGCTATATTTTCTCTGTTTTGAAATAGTCGAATGATGTACAAAATTATGTCAGCATAGACTGACTGTGACTCCGACAATGTACTGAAATTTCAAAGCCATAGACAACATGGTGTGACATCAATAACTGTTCGTGCAAGAAAGCAGCATGTTCCTATGGTATGCGATATTTCTTCTAGAGCTGTGGAAATTGGGTGTTCTTGAACTTGGTTTTACGAGACTAACACCTAGCACCCTGAAGGATTTATAGTTAAAACTCATAACATGGACAAAGCGGTTTGATCTTTCCTCCAACCGAGTATTCTGGACTAAACAGGAACTGTGGAGAATAGGCAACTCTAATGGATTCTGACAAGAGGAGATGAATGTTGTCTCCTGGAATGGCTGGGACCTCGTACGGGGTTCTAGGTGATTTCTTTCGACAAGACTTGTCAGTACAAACCAAGTGGCCTTTGTTTCATGGTTTCTAATCTCTTGGTCTGTTTGTTTGTCTTTGTTTGGTGAACATTTTGTCGCCCTCCTCCATTAACGATATCTGACTGGCGACTTCATGTGGGTCAGTGATCACACACAGTAGTGAGAGAAGGGAGGGGGGTGGGGGATAGCAATCAGTTTTGAAGTTGGGCCAAGAGAGTTGAATGTGATTTCTTGCTGACAGTGATAAATCTTGAGCTTGGAGACAGGGAGACAGCGGTTTCAATTCATGTGGAGATCTGATGTAGGCTTGTTGGGTTTTGGCACGTCCGAGGGAACTGAGAATTTCGATCCTATTTTCAAGTCTTTGATCTATGCAGGAGgcaatggatttttatttatatattaatatcggTATTCGAGTTAACTTGCACATATCTcgtttaatttcataattttaaaattaataactatataaatttttaataattctcaaatttataattatcaaaaaaataaatttaaaatctaattaattgatgaatttcttttttattacaaggATGAGGTTACCATGGCTAATTGACCATAGGACCAGTACTTGGTTTCCTGTGAAACGCCCCGCTTACAATACTGCAgccaaatttcaaaaatatttggagCCAATCAGAGTTGGACCATGACCTAATTTATATCTCTTGTTGATTGGTCAAAAAATCTCTTAGAGCTTGTTGGTTTGTGAGGTATGTCGGGATATTTTTATGAGCATAAactcttaaataaatatatttttaatttaagataattttttatattatgatctaattatattttaaaaaaattgattttttttagatttaaattctaTATGGTGCCTACATGACTGGGTGAGAGGTTACATATGAAATTCTATATcctacatcatcatcatcatggttTTGTGTATAGTTGGTAGATCTAATCTAAgaattactaatatttttattaaattacttgCTCACCTGACTAATTTGAATCGGgtttaacaaaatcaaaagatttgatcgaattaatatcttatttattcgtattccttcttttttataccAATATGAAAAGTCAAATCAGTATTAACGACTATGATTTTGTGAGAGATGACAGGTATTGACTCATgagcaagaaaaacaaaaaacaagatggagaagaagaagataatgcTATCCCTTTGTGTCTCTGTCGAAAGTATCAGGCTACTGTATGTGGGACTGAGGCAGCAAGGACGGCAACAGCCAGAAATGCTTTCAGGTGTAAGTCTGAAGTAGACATCTTATTCAGTCATGAATCTATCTTTGCCACATTAGATTGACATTCACTCTTCCACTCCCTAAACCTTCCATGGCCGCCTCCTCTCCTCGGGGAAATGACTTTTCTTTACAAGGTCAACCACTTGTACTAATTTCCACTGCCAAGAAAGTCAAACCCTTTCCAATTCATATCTGTCCAGAAAAATATATGGATCTGGCCTTATCTTGAAGCGTGATAAGATCACTCCTACCTTTTGCAAGTCAATTTTGGCTACTGCTTAAGTGGTCAGTAATAAGTCAATTTTAGCCACTGCTTTTAAGTGATCAATAATATTTCACagaagttttagaaaaaaaagaaaagaaaggaggttCCTTTTCAAAACACGAGCCATGACAAGAGGGGATGCTCATGTCTTTGTCGAGAAATAGTTGGGAGAGTTGGTCAGCTATAGAAAGTGATGGTGTAAGAGGGTTTTCATAATACATTGAACGAGACCCCAGCAGTAATCCCACGGCCATGATAAATGGGTTGTcctaaaagaaaattgagagcAGTCCAAGAAAATAACATGATTCACCATGTGATAATAGCTGAAGTTTGTAtagtttcaaatattataatgctaaaaaaatttagagtgCGGGACTTTGTCAAATATACTGGACTAGAATGTTCATATATCCATCTCTAAGTATTAGCTTcaacttgaaaaagaaaaaaaaaaaaaaggtcattgaGCATGAATCCGTCTTAATTACTAGGGTGTATAAAGTTTGCTTGCTTTAGAATgaggtaaaaattatttttcaaagtggttttttgctagaaaatatatctaagtaattttttatattaaaaaatattaatttgaagttaaaaaaaataaattttttataagtatgATTGAAGTGCAGTAtctaacaatattaaaaaaaaaatcttgttttggTAACGTAAAACCTAGCTTGAATTCTTCGCTG
This region includes:
- the LOC18106641 gene encoding HMG-Y-related protein A, yielding MAAEEINKPPSLPPYPEMILSAIEALNEANGCNKTSISKYIESKYGDLPAGHTALLSHHLNRMKDTGELVFWKNNYMKPDPNAPPRRGRGRPPKPKDPLSPGSDLPPARPRGRPPKDPNAPPKPVKPKAATGRSGKPRGRPRKMARPTGGITTGTATTTSAVPMTAGSGRPRGRPPKVKAATMPEVSVQN